The nucleotide window CGATCCACTCGTGAGGTCCCATGTTCTCGCACAGCTCCAGCACCAGCGGGTCTGGGTTGTGGAGGCAGTGTGCAACAACAGAGGTAGTAGCGTTGTCGACGGAGGCGACGGGTGCCTCCATGCTGGTGTCGCTCGCCGGCTTCTGCCGGCGCCCCCGCGGCTCCGACCGAGCTTGGCGGACCGCCCTGGGGCGTGTGTTGGTGGGCCGGTGGCTCATCCCCACGAGCAGCGCCACCCTTCGCCCTCATCGTCGCAGCAGACCTGGTCCGCTTGCAGTCCCTAACAAGGTAGCCGAAGCCATGGCAGCGCAAACAATGCCATGGGAACCTGCAAGTCGCTATCCTGTGAGAGTAGGAGAGGCAGTTGAAACATCTGTCGCGAAGCTCTGCGGGGATCCTCCGGGCCTGCGGGAGCTGCTCTGGGCGAGGCTCAACCGAGGAGGCCGCACGTCGCATCTCTGGCCGGGGGAGGATCTCCCGTCACCCATCAACGTTGGGAGCAGAGACCCGTCCGCGCTGGCCGAGGTGTTGGCGGGCCGGGACGCGGCCCTCCACTAGCCGAGCAGGTATGCCGCGCACTAGCTGTGGACGCGGACGTCTATGACTCCGACGGCTTCATCCATGTCCTTGATGTCCCGTGTCTGCTCCGCCATGGCCCGGAACCACAATAGAGCGAATTTGGGCGTGCGGCGGAGACACACTATTTAATCCGGGCTTTCTAGGGTTTTGTTATCGACCCCTGTAGGTCTGAGTTATTTAATCAGGGCCTTCAGGCAGTAACAGGACTAGACGAGTAACAAGTACACGGGATACTGTACTGAAGAATCCCTTACTACAGTCGTTGTACAAGCATGATCGGCGACGTGCCGTCCTGCAATATGATCGAGGTGGCAAACAACTCTGCTGCCCATGCCCATCAGCCCATGTTTCAAACGAGAGGCCGATGAGAGATACTGTAATATATATCCCACCATGAGGCCCGGCCCAGTTCATCGGCTCCCACGACAGTCCCACTTCGGCCATCCAGACACACGTCTCCTCCATTTCTGAGGTCTTCTTTCTGCACCCAAAGCTGCCTCCCCATTCTTTTCTCTTCTCTTCTGTCGTCCATCTGAGTCCTGAGTAGGTGAGTGCACTTTGTAAATTTGCATTGCACTGAATATTTGGAGGAGGCTACACGTATGCTAAATGAGGCTCTGGGATCGGTGTTGCTAAATGCTAATCTTTTTGCAGAAATTGTTGGTATGATTTCTGTTTACTTGGTTGGTTAGGAGCAAGTTAAAGTAGTAGCAAGCCTGTTGGTTCACTAAGGAAATAGTACTGAGGATTTTGTTTTTCAGATTCCCTTGGTAGTTTTATTGTGATGAGATTCAGTTCAGCGTGGAACATTACGTGTGGTCTGATGATCTTTCAGTACTAGTGTCAATCATTTCATTGATTGTCTAGCCGCTTCGATAAAGTTAGCTTGATAACCGTGTCTTCTGTCTGGTTCCTCTTTCTGGTAAACCCGAGGTGATCGATTGGCGCAACGCCTGTTCTTGGTTATCTTCTTCCTAATTCATTTATGTAACCAACGTCATGCACAAATGCAGATGGAGGGGACCGTGTTCACACCCTCCCTTGAGGGCATGAAGCATGTCAAGTCGGAGAGTGGCTTGATCCTGACCAAGCCGTTTCTCCAAGTATGCAAGCAAATCCTTCCAGTGCTAGGTAAACGAGAGATGTTTTTCATGGAGCTCATCACCAATGAGCATTAATTACTTTGATGTGGTTAGATAAATGGCGGTCTGATTCTTGGATCATTATTGCAGAGAAATTTGGGTCAGCCATGTCGATCGTCAAGACAGACATTGGAGGCAATATCACGGTAAGGCGAATCCGTTCACGTTGCAAGTTTCATATATATGCGTCTGATTGGCTGCTACTGCAGTTTATGATGCCACATTCTTGATCTCGTGCAGAGGCTGGAGACAAAATATGCGTCTGATCCTACAAAGTATGAGCAGTTGCACAGCATGGTGAAAGTAGAAGTCAGCGGCTCAGCGCCAAGACAGCCAAAAGCTCTAGCAGCTGTACCAATGGCCTTCTCTGGCTGACAAGGTAACCCCCCAAAATTTGCCTATTTCAGCATGTTTTCGGAGATTGTATTTAATTTCAGTGTTTCATTCATCAGCACATATCAGTATTGAACTGTTTTCTGCATTTGTTTGTCAATAGAGTCATGGACTTTTTGGTCGCTCTGTTCCAGTACAGCATCCAGAATGGTAGATGCCACAAGCTTGCAGTGACGCTTACAGCAAAACACTGAAGAAATGGCATGGCTGGTTGGCGACTTCGAGCTTTTCGGTACTACTCCTTATCTAACTTCTAAGCTCCGGATGAAGTTATCATACCTTCTCACAACCTACCAACTCTCCAGTAACTACTACTGATGATGTAACGTGGATGTTAATTTTGTTTTAACACCTGAAAACTTCAGTAAATACTGGTTGTACCATTAGCCGAGAGGTACTTCTTTACAATCTAATGCCACATAATCTCAGGTTGCCATAAAGCTTGCCCCAGACAGGAAGAAGTTCATGGAGATCATCAGTGGTTCAGGCGACATTAACGCTGATATTGAGAAGTTCTGCGCAACATTCTCCCCTTTGCTGGAAGAAAACCACAAGTTTCTGGTAAGTTCAGCCTAAATTACTGTACATTTTGTGTAATCAACCCAACATTTTCTGAAGGTGTAGTTTTCTGATATACACCTGTGTCTACTTGCAGGCCTGTGTGGGTATGGACGATCTCAAGGCATCCTGATCGTTTATCATTCATGTTCTGTGCCAGGCTTACACAGAAACAAACACCTGTCGAGAATTTGTATCCTGGGTTCTGTGTGTCAAGTGTAACATCTGTTATACACTCCTTGTTATCCATAAAATCTGTTCACCTCTGTTTTGTGTTTGCATTAGATCGCCTGGTTGTTTTATTATAGCCTATATATATGTTTGTCCGTACTACCGATGTAACATATATTCAGCCCAACAATGTATTTGATTTTTTCTCTTCTTCCATGTTATATTTTCATTTGTTCCATTCATGAAAATATGGTTCTACTAATAATTCAATTATCTCATGAGTTTTAAAACGCACTATGATATTTTTTCAATCTTTTATTGTTTCATGTTATGTTTATTTTTTTCAGTTGTGAAATTTTATTGTTTTAGTTTACGTGTATATATTTTGTTTCTGGTGTCCACATTTTTTGCTCTAATTAATTTATCAAATGCAAACACAACGTTTTGGGATGATAACATTTCTCCATAATTTTTTAATAATAATTGTTGTGCTATCCACAATATTTTGTTCCAAGCGTATAATTTTCTGTTCCTCTAATTTGCATGATTTTGTTCTAGGTATTCAAACATTTTGTTCCTCTGTatatattttttgttacaatCACCATCTCCTCAATGTGAtcacctccatcaataatgttgGATCCTTCATATAAAACTTGAAGTTTGATCCATGCATAGAAAACTTCTTTACACCAAGTAAAATGTTAGTAGCTTGTGCATCAacatctaggcatttctcttgctCTTTCGTTGGATTGAGCTCATCCAAGGTATGAGAAAAGCCTATATCTATGATCCACCATATTTTTGGATTAATAGCACGGAAATGAATAGACATACAAGCTTTCCACCGTGTAAAACACGTGTGCCATAAAAATGTGTCTCACAAGTATACTCTAACCCACTAGTCGCCATCCTTTCACTCTCATGACGGTGAAGTCCACTCAAATGAGAGAATGAGActatgataccacttgtaggatcaagGTGGCTgactagaggggtgaatagttaGTTTCTAAAACTAATTATGATTCCTAGCTGATAAAGATGTGGAATCAAACTATCGGCTGAACAATGACTTCATCCCAAATCCTTATATTACAACCAATCTAATGCTATGTCCAAGTTTGCATCCTAGCAGAGTGACGAGCAATAAGAATATCtctctatgaatgtaaatgctTGAAAGTAAATAAAGAGTACAAAGGATCAAACCGCAGTGGAGGGAGACACATGATGTTTTCTCATGGTTCAGTGATTTGCCAATCACCTACTCCACGTTGAGGCGACATGCGAGTCCTAGGATCATCGCTCCTCCATCAACATCTCCATCTTAACATGTTGAGCTCTTCACCACATTGCCATGCATCTCACATGCAAGTAATTACTCCACCTAATTTgccactcaattatcaaaacccgTACTAAGATTTTcagaagagggggggggggggggggggggggggggggcatggcccCGTGCTACCCTGGTGTGGATCTGCAACTGTTGCCTTTTGTATAAATAATAATTATCTATATTTTGTATCCATGGTTGTAATTTAGATATATTTTTGTAAGGCCTTCAAGCTACCATTGTTTCATGACTTAAAGGTTACAAGAATGATAAAAAGGTACATCTTAGACTTTGAATAGAATAAATTAAATGAGAAGACTATACAGCATCACAATCATGCCTACAAAAATAATGTTTTATTGACTTAGTAGTTGCAAATTTGTCtttgaatttcaaatcaataAACATAGCATGATTTAACCAAAAATGATAAATAGTCATAGTTCTCTAAATTTGACCAAATTATCTAAAAACATATTAACATTtacaagttcaaataaatgcTCTATCAAAACATACTTCATGGAAAATTTAGTCAAAAAAATTTGATGTTCTAAGTGTCAATACATTTTCCATAAACATGGCCAAACGGATGGACAGAAGCGGACCATGTGCATATAAAAGTTAAAATGCCAAAATCATGTGAACTCATCATGGTGAAAATTAACAACCACGCATTATTTCCAGCACTGACATCTTTGCCCAAATGCCTATCTTTAGATAGACTCCTCTGCATCCTCCATCCAGTTTCCCATAACCGTCTTCTCCTTAAATAGCCAAAAGAAAGGGACAGGTAGCCTCTTCCTACGCCCATGCATGGTTGAATAATATTAGGAGAAGCTCAAAGGGTTCTTGACCCTCCAAAAAATTAGGCATAAGATAGATCTCCTCTTCTCACCCTCGAAGTAACATTGACCGCAAAGGGACATCCGCTGCGGTCAGTGTAAGTTTCTGAATCATATTTTGGCAATGCCTGAGGCTAGACAATATTGAGCTAGCCTTTACAAAGAAAGAGACTGAGAGGGGAGAAGAATGGCACTAGCGCATTGAGGAAGGTTGAGAACCAGTTAACAAGAATTGCCAGCATTTGGACAATCTTGTTAACAGTGTTTAAGGTTCCCAGCAGAGTAAGTATTCCAATGCAACATTCTGTTCAATTTTATACATACTTTCAGCATCTAATATGAATATGTATaggcctttcttttcttttcttttctttttggtcaATCATATCGTTTCACTGTATTTTTTGTCGATTGATCCGATCAGCAATTTGCGAGTTCAAGAAGAGTGCGTGCATCCACATTGATATAAGCAAGGTTTAAGAGAAGAAACATGGGCACAAAGATGAAGAAGGGGATCCTGAAGCCATTCCGCTATATCTCAAACATGATGGGTATGCCCAATCACACTATTCATTGACCTTAAACTGATTTTTCATAGCACGGGTGGCATTGACCTCATCATTTCTTTTCATACTGAATTGCGACCACAAGATGGTAAGGAGCCTGAAATGCAAATTGGGTTCCCAACGGATGTAAAACATGTGGCACACATCGGTTGGGATGGTCCTggctccaacaacaacaacaacaataatgccGGAGGAGCACCTAGCTGGGTAAGCCGGCAACACTATTTGACATTGGCATAGAAGCAAAGGAAATGTTTAACATATGTGCAGACAATCTTTATGCATGTCTACTTGATTCTAATAATGTCTTCCTTGTCGACCTGAAGACAGTAAGATACTCAACCATAGTAGTTATTCATGTAACAAACAACTTTGGTTGTATGCATTGGTTATTGATGCAAGAAGACAGCACCAATTTtatgtaaaaaaaaaaatcaattatgATACTGGATATTGTAgcatgacaaaaaaaaaagttggtTTTGACAGATGAAGGATTACCACTCGGCACCGCTTGACTCGTCCTCTTTTAGGAGCGAGAGTGGGGGCACCGCTGCTGCAAATCCCTGGGCTTCACAAGGTTGTTTTCGCCGGTCATACATATAACCTGTTCGTCTTCATCATCCTCTTGATAGATGCAAACCCTCAATTAATCATTTCATTGTGGAAGTTGCATGCATGCTAGCAATGATGTCACATGTCACCTTTTGAAGAAAATACTCAATACAAGAAAGACAATATTTATTAGGAGAAAACAAAGCCTAACTTGACCTGAAATTTGAAGTGATGCATGCAGAATTATGATCATCAGACATTACCTTCCAGAAACATGCTTTGGTTTGTGCACAAAGACATGGACTGAACGCTCATGTGTGCCTGACACTGACAGAGATAGTCATGGATGGAGGAAGCAGCATCGGAGACACCTCCTTCAGGGACACGAAAAGCGAGGCAGGCGGCGCCGACGTCGGCGGGGGCGACTCCCCACCGTCCCCCGGCACGCGCCGGTCGAGACGACACCGCTCCCGGGGCTCCGCCACCTCCTCCATGGACGTCACCGGCGCCGAGGGcgccgaggagaagaagaaggagaagggcaaGAAGGGCACCCGCAAGAACCGCAAGAAGGACAAGTCGGGCGGCGACGACGCCTCGGCCACCTGCCAGGACCTCCCCGCCGTTCCCAAGAAGTCCAACCGCCGGAAAAACAAGAGCAGCTCCGAGGGGAACGGTGGCGCCGCGGCCAAGGACGCCACCACGGCCGCGCCGGAGGAGGGGGCGGCG belongs to Miscanthus floridulus cultivar M001 chromosome 4, ASM1932011v1, whole genome shotgun sequence and includes:
- the LOC136551380 gene encoding CRIB domain-containing protein RIC7-like, yielding MGTKMKKGILKPFRYISNMMDGKEPEMQIGFPTDVKHVAHIGWDGPGSNNNNNNNAGGAPSWMKDYHSAPLDSSSFRSESGGTAAANPWASQEIVMDGGSSIGDTSFRDTKSEAGGADVGGGDSPPSPGTRRSRRHRSRGSATSSMDVTGAEGAEEKKKEKGKKGTRKNRKKDKSGGDDASATCQDLPAVPKKSNRRKNKSSSEGNGGAAAKDATTAAPEEGAAATTPPAVDDD